The following are encoded in a window of Chlorocebus sabaeus isolate Y175 chromosome 10, mChlSab1.0.hap1, whole genome shotgun sequence genomic DNA:
- the SF3B1 gene encoding splicing factor 3B subunit 1 isoform X1, whose product MAKIAKTHEDIEAQIREIQGKKAALDEAQGVGLDSTGYYDQEIYGGSDSRFAGYVTSIAATELEDDDDDYSSSTSLLGQKKPGYHAPVALLNDIPQSTEQYDPFAEHRPPKIADREDEYKKHRRTMIISPERLDPFADGGKTPDPKMNARTYMDVMREQHLTKEEREIRQQLAEKAKAGELKVVNGAAASQPPSKRKRRWDQTADQTPGATPKKLSSWDQAETPGHTPSLRWDETPGRAKGSETPGATPGSKIWDPTPSHTPAGAATPGRGDTPGHATPGHGGATSSARKNRWDETPKTERDTPGHGSGWAETPRTDRGGDSIGETPTPGASKRKSRWDETPASQMGGSTPVLTPGKTPIGTPAMNMATPTPGHIMSMTPEQLQAWRWEREIDERNRPLSDEELDAMFPEGYKVLPPPAGYVPIRTPARKLTATPTPLGGMTGFHMQTEDRTMKSVNDQPSGNLPFLKPDDIQYFDKLLVDVDESTLSPEEQKERKIMKLLLKIKNGTPPMRKAALRQITDKAREFGAGPLFNQILPLLMSPTLEDQERHLLVKVIDRILYKLDDLVRPYVHKILVVIEPLLIDEDYYARVEGREIISNLAKAAGLATMISTMRPDIDNMDEYVRNTTARAFAVVASALGIPSLLPFLKAVCKSKKSWQARHTGIKIVQQIAILMGCAILPHLRSLVEIIEHGLVDEQQKVRTISALAIAALAEAATPYGIESFDSVLKPLWKGIRQHRGKGLAAFLKAIGYLIPLMDAEYANYYTREVMLILIREFQSPDEEMKKIVLKVVKQCCGTDGVEANYIKTEILPPFFKHFWQHRMALDRRNYRQLVDTTVELANKVGAAEIISRIVDDLKDEAEQYRKMVMETIEKIMGNLGAADIDHKLEEQLIDGILYAFQEQTTEDSVMLNGFGTVVNALGKRVKPYLPQICGTVLWRLNNKSAKVRQQAADLISRTAVVMKTCQEEKLMGHLGVVLYEYLGEEYPEVLGSILGALKAIVNVIGMHKMTPPIKDLLPRLTPILKNRHEKVQENCIDLVGRIADRGAEYVSAREWMRICFELLELLKAHKKAIRRATVNTFGYIAKAIGPHDVLATLLNNLKVQERQNRVCTTVAIAIVAETCSPFTVLPALMNEYRVPELNVQNGVLKSLSFLFEYIGEMGKDYIYAVTPLLEDALMDRDLVHRQTASAVVQHMSLGVYGFGCEDSLNHLLNYVWPNVFETSPHVIQAVMGALEGLRVAIGPCRMLQYCLQGLFHPARKVRDVYWKIYNSIYIGSQDALIAHYPRIYNDDKNTYIRYELDYIL is encoded by the exons GATGACGATGACTATTCATCATCTACGAGTTTGCTTGGTCAGAAGAAGCCAGGATATCATGCCCCTGTGGCATTGCTTAATGATATACCACAGTCAACAGAACAG TATGATCCATTTGCTGAGCACCGACCTCCGAAGATTGCCGACCGGGAAGATGAATACAAAAAGCATAGGCGGACCATGATAATTTCCCCAGAGCGTCTTGATCCTTTTGCAGATG GAGGGAAGACCCCTGATCCTAAAATGAATGCTAGGACTTACATGGATGTAATGCGAGAACAACACTTGACTAAAGAAGAA cgaGAAATTAGGCAACAGCTAGCAGAAAAAGCTAAAGCTGGAGAACTAAAAGTCGTCAATGGAGCAGCAGCGTCCCAGCCTCCATCAAAACGAAAACGGCGTTGGGATCAAACAGCTGATCAGACTCCTGGTGCCACTCCCAAAAAATTATCAAGTTGGGATCAGGCAGag acCCCTGGGCATACTCCTTCCTTAAGATGGGATGAGACACCAGGTCGTGCAAAGGGAAGTGAGACTCCTGGAGCAACCCCAGGCTCAAAAATATGGGATCCTACACCTAGCCACACACCGGCGGGAGCTGCTACTCCTGGACGAGGCGATACACCAGGCCACGCGACACCAGGCCATGGAGGCGCAACTTCCAGTGCTCGTAAAAACAGATGGGATGAAACCCCCAAAACAGAGAGAG atactCCTGGGCATGGAAGTGGATGGGCTGAGACTCCTCGAACAGATCGAGGTGGAGATTCTATTGGTGAAACACCGACTCCTGGAGCCAGTAAAAGAAAATCACGGTGGGATGAAACACCAGCTAGTCAGATGGGTGGAAGCACTCCAGTTCTGACCCCTGGAAAAACACCAATTGGCACACCAGCCATGAACATGGCTACCCCTACTCCAG GTCACATAATGAGTATGACTCCTGAACAGCTTCAGGCTTGGCGATGGGAAAGAGAAATTGATGAGAGAAATCGCCCACTTTCTGATGAGGAATTAGATGCTATGTTCCCAGAAGGATATAAG GTACTTCCTCCTCCAGCTGGTTATGTTCCTATTCGAACTCCAGCTCGAAAACTGACAGCTACTCCAACACCTTTGGGTGGTATGACTGGTTTCCACATGCAAACTGAAGATCGAACTATGAAAAGTGTTAATGATCAGCCATCTGGAAATCTTCCATTTTTAAAGCCTGATGATATTCAGTACTTTGATAAACTATTG gTTGATGTTGATGAATCAACACTTAGTCCAGAagagcaaaaagagagaaaaataatgaagttgcttttaaaaattaagaatggaACACCACCAATGAGAAAG GCTGCATTGCGTCAGATTACTGATAAAGCTCGTGAATTTGGAGCTGGTCCTTTGTTTAATCAGATTCTTCCTCTACTGATGTCTCCTACACTTGAGGATCAAGAGCGTCATTTACTTGTGAAAGTTATTGATAGGATACTATACAAACTTGATGACTTAGTTCGTCCATATGTTCATAAG atcCTTGTGGTCATTGAACCACTATTGATTGATGAAGATTACTATGCTAGAGTGGAAGGCCGAGAGATCATTTCTAATTTGGCAAAg gCTGCTGGTCTGGCTACTATGATCTCTACCATGAGACCTGATATAGATAACATGGATGAGTATGTCCGTAACACAACAGCTAGAGCTTTTGCTGTTGTAGCTTCTGCCCTGGGCATTCCTTCTTTATTGCCTTTCTTAAAAGCTGTGTGCAAAAGCAAGAAGTCCTGGCAAGCGAGACACACTGGTATTAAGATTGTACAACAGATAGCTATTCTTATGGGCTGTGCCATCTTGCCACATCTTAGAAGTTTAGTTGAAATCATTGAACATG GTCTTGTGGATGAGCAGCAGAAAGTTCGGACCATCAGTGCTTTGGCCATTGCTGCCTTGGCTGAAGCAGCAACTCCTTATGGTATCGAATCTTTTGATTCTGTGTTAAAGCCTTTATGGAAGGGTATCCGCCAACACAGAGGAAAG ggttTGGCTGCTTTCTTGAAGGCTATTGGGTATCTTATTCCTCTTATGGATGCAGAATATGCCAACTACTATACTAGAGAAGTGATGTTAATCCTTATTCGAGAATTCCAATCTCCTGATGAGGAAATGAAGAAGATTGTGCTGAAG gTGGTAAAACAGTGTTGTGGGACAGATGGTGTAGAAGCAAACTacattaaaacagagattcttcctcccttttttaAACACTTCTGGCAGCACAGGATGGCTTTGGATAGAAGAAATTACCGACAg tTAGTTGATACTACTGTGGAGTTGGCAAACAAAGTAGGTGCAGCAGAAATTATATCCAGGATTGTGGATGATCTGAAAGATGAAGCTGAACAGTACAGAAAAATGGTGATGGAGACAATTGAGAAAATTATGGGCAATTTGGGAGCAGCAGATATTGATCATAAACTTGAAGAACAACTGATTGATGGTATTCTTTATGCTTTCCAAGAACAGACTACAGAG gacTCAGTAATGTTGAACGGCTTTGGCACAGTGGTTAATGCTCTTGGCAAACGAGTCAAACCATACTTGCCTCAGATCTGTGGTACAGTTTTGTGGCGTTTAAATAACAAATCTGCAAAAGTTAGGCAGCAGGCAGCTGACTTGATTTCTCGAACTGCTGTTGTCATGAAGACTTGTCAAGAG gAAAAATTAATGGGACACTTGGGTGTTGTATTGTATGAATATTTGGGTGAAGAGTACCCTGAAGTATTGGGCAGCATTCTCGGAGCACTGAAGGCCATTGTAAATGTCATAG GTATGCATAAGATGACTCCACCAATTAAAGATCTGCTGCCTAGACTCACCCCCATCTTAAAGAACAGACATGAAAAAGTACAAGAGAATTGTATTGATCTTGTTGGGCGTATTGCTGACAG gggAGCTGAATATGTGTCTGCAAGAGAGTGGATGAGAATTTGCTTTGAGCTTTTAGAGCTCTTAAAAGCCCACAAAAAGGCTATTCGTAGAGCCACAGTCAACACATTTGGTTATATTGCAAAGGCCATTGG CCCTCATGATGTATTGGCTACACTTCTAAACAACCTCAAAGTTCAAGAAAGGCAGAACAGAGTTTGTACCACTGTAGCAATAGCTATTGTTGCGGAAACATGTTCACCCTTCACAGTACTCCCTGCCTTAATGAATGAATACAGAGTTCCTGAACTGAATGTTCAAAATGGAGTGTTAAAGTCACTTTCCTTCTTGTTTGAATATATTGGTGAAATGGGAAAAGACTACATTTATGCTGTAACACCGTTACTTGAAGATGCTTTAATGGATAG AGACCTTGTACACAGACAGACGGCTAGTGCAGTGGTACAGCACATGTCACTTGGGGTTTATGGATTTGGTTGTGAAGATTCGCTGAATCACTTGTTGAACTATGTATGGCCCAATGTGTTTGAGACATCTCCTCATGTAATTCAGGCAGTTATGGGAGCCCTAGAGGGTCTGAGAGTTGCTATTGGACCATGTAGAATGTTGCAGTATTGTTTACAg GGTCTGTTTCACCCAGCCCGGAAAGTCAGAGATGTATATTGGAAAATTTACAACTCCATCTACATTGGTTCCCAGGATGCTCTCATAGCACATTACCCAAGAATCTACAACGATGATAAGAACACCTATATTCGTTATGAACTTGACtatatcttataa
- the SF3B1 gene encoding splicing factor 3B subunit 1 isoform X2: MNARTYMDVMREQHLTKEEREIRQQLAEKAKAGELKVVNGAAASQPPSKRKRRWDQTADQTPGATPKKLSSWDQAETPGHTPSLRWDETPGRAKGSETPGATPGSKIWDPTPSHTPAGAATPGRGDTPGHATPGHGGATSSARKNRWDETPKTERDTPGHGSGWAETPRTDRGGDSIGETPTPGASKRKSRWDETPASQMGGSTPVLTPGKTPIGTPAMNMATPTPGHIMSMTPEQLQAWRWEREIDERNRPLSDEELDAMFPEGYKVLPPPAGYVPIRTPARKLTATPTPLGGMTGFHMQTEDRTMKSVNDQPSGNLPFLKPDDIQYFDKLLVDVDESTLSPEEQKERKIMKLLLKIKNGTPPMRKAALRQITDKAREFGAGPLFNQILPLLMSPTLEDQERHLLVKVIDRILYKLDDLVRPYVHKILVVIEPLLIDEDYYARVEGREIISNLAKAAGLATMISTMRPDIDNMDEYVRNTTARAFAVVASALGIPSLLPFLKAVCKSKKSWQARHTGIKIVQQIAILMGCAILPHLRSLVEIIEHGLVDEQQKVRTISALAIAALAEAATPYGIESFDSVLKPLWKGIRQHRGKGLAAFLKAIGYLIPLMDAEYANYYTREVMLILIREFQSPDEEMKKIVLKVVKQCCGTDGVEANYIKTEILPPFFKHFWQHRMALDRRNYRQLVDTTVELANKVGAAEIISRIVDDLKDEAEQYRKMVMETIEKIMGNLGAADIDHKLEEQLIDGILYAFQEQTTEDSVMLNGFGTVVNALGKRVKPYLPQICGTVLWRLNNKSAKVRQQAADLISRTAVVMKTCQEEKLMGHLGVVLYEYLGEEYPEVLGSILGALKAIVNVIGMHKMTPPIKDLLPRLTPILKNRHEKVQENCIDLVGRIADRGAEYVSAREWMRICFELLELLKAHKKAIRRATVNTFGYIAKAIGPHDVLATLLNNLKVQERQNRVCTTVAIAIVAETCSPFTVLPALMNEYRVPELNVQNGVLKSLSFLFEYIGEMGKDYIYAVTPLLEDALMDRDLVHRQTASAVVQHMSLGVYGFGCEDSLNHLLNYVWPNVFETSPHVIQAVMGALEGLRVAIGPCRMLQYCLQGLFHPARKVRDVYWKIYNSIYIGSQDALIAHYPRIYNDDKNTYIRYELDYIL, from the exons ATGAATGCTAGGACTTACATGGATGTAATGCGAGAACAACACTTGACTAAAGAAGAA cgaGAAATTAGGCAACAGCTAGCAGAAAAAGCTAAAGCTGGAGAACTAAAAGTCGTCAATGGAGCAGCAGCGTCCCAGCCTCCATCAAAACGAAAACGGCGTTGGGATCAAACAGCTGATCAGACTCCTGGTGCCACTCCCAAAAAATTATCAAGTTGGGATCAGGCAGag acCCCTGGGCATACTCCTTCCTTAAGATGGGATGAGACACCAGGTCGTGCAAAGGGAAGTGAGACTCCTGGAGCAACCCCAGGCTCAAAAATATGGGATCCTACACCTAGCCACACACCGGCGGGAGCTGCTACTCCTGGACGAGGCGATACACCAGGCCACGCGACACCAGGCCATGGAGGCGCAACTTCCAGTGCTCGTAAAAACAGATGGGATGAAACCCCCAAAACAGAGAGAG atactCCTGGGCATGGAAGTGGATGGGCTGAGACTCCTCGAACAGATCGAGGTGGAGATTCTATTGGTGAAACACCGACTCCTGGAGCCAGTAAAAGAAAATCACGGTGGGATGAAACACCAGCTAGTCAGATGGGTGGAAGCACTCCAGTTCTGACCCCTGGAAAAACACCAATTGGCACACCAGCCATGAACATGGCTACCCCTACTCCAG GTCACATAATGAGTATGACTCCTGAACAGCTTCAGGCTTGGCGATGGGAAAGAGAAATTGATGAGAGAAATCGCCCACTTTCTGATGAGGAATTAGATGCTATGTTCCCAGAAGGATATAAG GTACTTCCTCCTCCAGCTGGTTATGTTCCTATTCGAACTCCAGCTCGAAAACTGACAGCTACTCCAACACCTTTGGGTGGTATGACTGGTTTCCACATGCAAACTGAAGATCGAACTATGAAAAGTGTTAATGATCAGCCATCTGGAAATCTTCCATTTTTAAAGCCTGATGATATTCAGTACTTTGATAAACTATTG gTTGATGTTGATGAATCAACACTTAGTCCAGAagagcaaaaagagagaaaaataatgaagttgcttttaaaaattaagaatggaACACCACCAATGAGAAAG GCTGCATTGCGTCAGATTACTGATAAAGCTCGTGAATTTGGAGCTGGTCCTTTGTTTAATCAGATTCTTCCTCTACTGATGTCTCCTACACTTGAGGATCAAGAGCGTCATTTACTTGTGAAAGTTATTGATAGGATACTATACAAACTTGATGACTTAGTTCGTCCATATGTTCATAAG atcCTTGTGGTCATTGAACCACTATTGATTGATGAAGATTACTATGCTAGAGTGGAAGGCCGAGAGATCATTTCTAATTTGGCAAAg gCTGCTGGTCTGGCTACTATGATCTCTACCATGAGACCTGATATAGATAACATGGATGAGTATGTCCGTAACACAACAGCTAGAGCTTTTGCTGTTGTAGCTTCTGCCCTGGGCATTCCTTCTTTATTGCCTTTCTTAAAAGCTGTGTGCAAAAGCAAGAAGTCCTGGCAAGCGAGACACACTGGTATTAAGATTGTACAACAGATAGCTATTCTTATGGGCTGTGCCATCTTGCCACATCTTAGAAGTTTAGTTGAAATCATTGAACATG GTCTTGTGGATGAGCAGCAGAAAGTTCGGACCATCAGTGCTTTGGCCATTGCTGCCTTGGCTGAAGCAGCAACTCCTTATGGTATCGAATCTTTTGATTCTGTGTTAAAGCCTTTATGGAAGGGTATCCGCCAACACAGAGGAAAG ggttTGGCTGCTTTCTTGAAGGCTATTGGGTATCTTATTCCTCTTATGGATGCAGAATATGCCAACTACTATACTAGAGAAGTGATGTTAATCCTTATTCGAGAATTCCAATCTCCTGATGAGGAAATGAAGAAGATTGTGCTGAAG gTGGTAAAACAGTGTTGTGGGACAGATGGTGTAGAAGCAAACTacattaaaacagagattcttcctcccttttttaAACACTTCTGGCAGCACAGGATGGCTTTGGATAGAAGAAATTACCGACAg tTAGTTGATACTACTGTGGAGTTGGCAAACAAAGTAGGTGCAGCAGAAATTATATCCAGGATTGTGGATGATCTGAAAGATGAAGCTGAACAGTACAGAAAAATGGTGATGGAGACAATTGAGAAAATTATGGGCAATTTGGGAGCAGCAGATATTGATCATAAACTTGAAGAACAACTGATTGATGGTATTCTTTATGCTTTCCAAGAACAGACTACAGAG gacTCAGTAATGTTGAACGGCTTTGGCACAGTGGTTAATGCTCTTGGCAAACGAGTCAAACCATACTTGCCTCAGATCTGTGGTACAGTTTTGTGGCGTTTAAATAACAAATCTGCAAAAGTTAGGCAGCAGGCAGCTGACTTGATTTCTCGAACTGCTGTTGTCATGAAGACTTGTCAAGAG gAAAAATTAATGGGACACTTGGGTGTTGTATTGTATGAATATTTGGGTGAAGAGTACCCTGAAGTATTGGGCAGCATTCTCGGAGCACTGAAGGCCATTGTAAATGTCATAG GTATGCATAAGATGACTCCACCAATTAAAGATCTGCTGCCTAGACTCACCCCCATCTTAAAGAACAGACATGAAAAAGTACAAGAGAATTGTATTGATCTTGTTGGGCGTATTGCTGACAG gggAGCTGAATATGTGTCTGCAAGAGAGTGGATGAGAATTTGCTTTGAGCTTTTAGAGCTCTTAAAAGCCCACAAAAAGGCTATTCGTAGAGCCACAGTCAACACATTTGGTTATATTGCAAAGGCCATTGG CCCTCATGATGTATTGGCTACACTTCTAAACAACCTCAAAGTTCAAGAAAGGCAGAACAGAGTTTGTACCACTGTAGCAATAGCTATTGTTGCGGAAACATGTTCACCCTTCACAGTACTCCCTGCCTTAATGAATGAATACAGAGTTCCTGAACTGAATGTTCAAAATGGAGTGTTAAAGTCACTTTCCTTCTTGTTTGAATATATTGGTGAAATGGGAAAAGACTACATTTATGCTGTAACACCGTTACTTGAAGATGCTTTAATGGATAG AGACCTTGTACACAGACAGACGGCTAGTGCAGTGGTACAGCACATGTCACTTGGGGTTTATGGATTTGGTTGTGAAGATTCGCTGAATCACTTGTTGAACTATGTATGGCCCAATGTGTTTGAGACATCTCCTCATGTAATTCAGGCAGTTATGGGAGCCCTAGAGGGTCTGAGAGTTGCTATTGGACCATGTAGAATGTTGCAGTATTGTTTACAg GGTCTGTTTCACCCAGCCCGGAAAGTCAGAGATGTATATTGGAAAATTTACAACTCCATCTACATTGGTTCCCAGGATGCTCTCATAGCACATTACCCAAGAATCTACAACGATGATAAGAACACCTATATTCGTTATGAACTTGACtatatcttataa